Proteins encoded together in one Anguilla anguilla isolate fAngAng1 chromosome 9, fAngAng1.pri, whole genome shotgun sequence window:
- the kif20a gene encoding kinesin-like protein KIF20A isoform X3 encodes MAVCLASPCGLLSDEEEGGAAVFESTAADVGGLMGTRFLGATMPEVSLISQSLEPQTPQRETKSGADRRGSTEEDAGSEKVKVYLRIRPLTEVEKERGEQQGCVFMQDKETLMLKAPKNSYNMKSAERGVAPNVHRFTFSQICGPETSQQEFYERTMKDMVRDVLRGENRLLYTYGVTNSGKTYTIQGMGREAGLLPRALVSVFRKLQGRLYSAVDLKPVLCQEVRWLNSSEVRMEEIRRDLLLKEEASSSSQNSRPQGSVSVSCDSGIGGLSATSYTASQMEDSDSVCLEADGLYHSGGEGLEDGVRFSVWVSFFEIYNEFLYDLLEAPPSLQPRKRATLRLSDDRHGNPYIKDLTWVQVQSAEEAWRILKIGRRNQSFACTHLNHNSSRSHSIFSMRILHIHPENDCGKGTRISELSVCDLAGSERCKEQRSGERMKEANNINTSLHTLGRCITALRNNQSNRSRPPQVVPFRDSKLTRVLQGFFSGRGRSCMVVNINPCASTYDETLQALKFSAIATQLVHGPSTKTRVAYIRSLLRENQQKPNESTLIEEEEEDSDEEEGDITMFDSEALLRAIDVLKGEVQRQRQQQEELEASVREQVCSEMMEIITRMETDFSETLDTQRALVEERYENKIENLQKSLKRYYSQELEERDEQIARLTAELKERRESVDAPPVTPAPEAPPNPEGLRRSRRLASTSFSCSSSSSSSSSTLSLLQTGELDKLRVELEQCRAELQEKTQELRRYQGLLSLPAPTGTLTAAVDRKLEEGQRPIHLL; translated from the exons ATGGCTGTGTGCTTGGCGTCTCCGTGCGGTTTGCTATCGGACGAGGAAGAGGGTGGAGCCGCGGTGTTTGAGTCTACGGCGGCGGACGTCGGGGGCCTGATGGGAACGCGCTTCCTTGGGGCAACCATGCCAGAGGTTTCTCTCATCTCCCAAAGCCTGGAGCCCCAGACACCTCAAAGAGAG ACAAAGTCTGGGGCTGACAGGCGTGGCAGCACTGAGGAAGACGCGGGCTCGGAGAAGGTGAAGGTGTACCTGCGCATCCGTCCGCTGACCGAGgtagaaaaggagagaggagaacagcAG GGGTGCGTTTTCATGCAGGACAAGGAAACCCTGATGCTGAAAGCACCGAAGAACTCCTACAACATGAAGAGCGCTGAGAGAGGAGTCGCCCCCAACGTGCACAGGTTCACCTTCTCCCAG ATCTGTGGTCCAGAGACGAGCCAGCAGGAGTTTTATGAGCGCACCATGAAGGACATGGTGCGGGACGTGCTACGCGGGGAGAACCGGCTGCTTTACACGTACGGCGTCACCAACTCCGGCAAAACCTACACCATCCAGG GCATGGGCCGAGAGGCTGGGCTCCTCCCCCGGGCGCTGGTCTCGGTCTTTCGGAAGCTGCAGGGGCGTCTGTACAGCGCTGTGGACCTGAAGCCGGTCCTGTGCCAGGAGGTCCGCTGGCTGAACAGCAGCGAGGTCCGGATGGAGGAGATCCGCAGAGACTTGCTGCTGAAGGAG gAGGCGAGCTCATCGTCCCAGAATTCCCGGCCACAAGGCAGCGTCAGCGTCAGCTGTGACAGCGGGATCGGGGGTCTGTCTGCGACCAGCTACACCGCCAGTCAGATGGAGG ATTCGGACAGCGTGTGCCTGGAGGCGGACGGCCTGTACCacagcgggggggaggggctagagGACGGGGTGcgcttttctgtgtgggtgtCCTTCTTCGAGATATACAACGAGTTCCTGTACGACCTGTTGGAGGCCCCGCCCTCACTGCAGCCCCGCAAGAGGGCCACGCTGCGCCTGTCTGACGATCGCCATGGAAACCCCTACATTAAAG ATCTCACCTGGGTGCAGGTACAGAGTGCCGAGGAGGCCTGGAGGATTCTGAAGATCGGCCGCCGCAACCAAAGCTTCGCCTGCACTCACCTGAACCACAACTCCAGccgcag TCACAGCATCTTCTCCATGAGGATCCTGCACATCCACCCTGAGAATGACTGTGGAAAGGGCACCCGTATCAGCGA GTTGTCGGTGTGTGACCTCGCGGGGTCGGAGCGCTGTAAGGAACAGCGCAGCGGAGAGCGCATGAAGGAGGCCAACAACATCAACACCTCCCTGCACACGCTGGGGCGCTGCATTACTGCGCTGAGGAACAACCAGAGCAACAG GTCTCGGCCCCCCCAGGTGGTGCCGTTCAGGGACAGCAAGCTGACGCGCGTGCTGCAGGGCTTCTTCAGCGGGCGTGGCCGCTCCTGCATGGTGGTCAACATCAACCCCTGCGCCTCCACCTACGACGAGACCCTGCAGGCGCTCAAGTTCTCCGCCATCGCCACGCAG CTGGTACACGGTCCGTCCACCAAGACGCGGGTGGCCTACATCCGGTCCCTGCTGCGCGAGAACCAGCAGAAGCCCAACGAGAGCACGCTgatcgaggaggaggaggaggacagcgatgaggaagagggagacaTCACCATGTTCGACTCAGAG GCGCTGCTGCGGGCCATCGACGTGCTGAAAGGGGAGGTGCAgaggcagcggcagcagcaggaggagctggaggccagCGTGAGGGAGCAGGTGTGCAGCGAGATGATGGAGATCATCACGCGCATGGAGACCGATTTCAG CGAGACTCTGGACACACAGAGGGCGCTGGTGGAGGAGAGGTACGAGAACAAAATCGAAAACCTGCAGAAAAGCCTGAAGAGGTACTACAGCCAGGAACTGGAG gagCGGGATGAACAGATCGCTCGCCTGACAGCGGagctgaaagagaggagggagtcTGTGGACGCGCCTCCCGTCACCCCGGCTCCAGAGGCGCCTCCTAACCCAGAGGGGCTCCGTCGCTCCCGGCGACTGgcctccacctccttctcctgttcctcctcctcctcctcctcctcctccaccctctccctccttcagaCCGGGGAGCTGGACAAGCTGCGGGTGGAGCTGGAGCAGTGCCGCGCCGAGCTGCAGGAGAAAACGCAAG agcTGAGGCGTTACCAGGGGCTGCTCTCCCTCCCCGCTCCCACCGGCACTCTAACGGCTGCTGTGGACCGCAAGCTGGAGGAGGGCCAGAGG cCCATTCATTTACTGTGA
- the kif20a gene encoding kinesin-like protein KIF20A isoform X1 codes for MAVCLASPCGLLSDEEEGGAAVFESTAADVGGLMGTRFLGATMPEVSLISQSLEPQTPQRETKSGADRRGSTEEDAGSEKVKVYLRIRPLTEVEKERGEQQGCVFMQDKETLMLKAPKNSYNMKSAERGVAPNVHRFTFSQICGPETSQQEFYERTMKDMVRDVLRGENRLLYTYGVTNSGKTYTIQGMGREAGLLPRALVSVFRKLQGRLYSAVDLKPVLCQEVRWLNSSEVRMEEIRRDLLLKEEASSSSQNSRPQGSVSVSCDSGIGGLSATSYTASQMEDSDSVCLEADGLYHSGGEGLEDGVRFSVWVSFFEIYNEFLYDLLEAPPSLQPRKRATLRLSDDRHGNPYIKDLTWVQVQSAEEAWRILKIGRRNQSFACTHLNHNSSRSHSIFSMRILHIHPENDCGKGTRISELSVCDLAGSERCKEQRSGERMKEANNINTSLHTLGRCITALRNNQSNRSRPPQVVPFRDSKLTRVLQGFFSGRGRSCMVVNINPCASTYDETLQALKFSAIATQLVHGPSTKTRVAYIRSLLRENQQKPNESTLIEEEEEDSDEEEGDITMFDSEALLRAIDVLKGEVQRQRQQQEELEASVREQVCSEMMEIITRMETDFSETLDTQRALVEERYENKIENLQKSLKRYYSQELEERDEQIARLTAELKERRESVDAPPVTPAPEAPPNPEGLRRSRRLASTSFSCSSSSSSSSSTLSLLQTGELDKLRVELEQCRAELQEKTQELRRYQGLLSLPAPTGTLTAAVDRKLEEGQRGLRQLRADLQRVGAGLQAAERACCRNTSGERLRQALGTADDTLAKQDQALVELQNSLLLVKMDLRKKTDSLAQLQPLRPLTAPPAPGSCRKRGCEGAGPNAENLHPEKRPFFRSLFPARTPSRKGPPVHTASSPNTPYARALRPRQQTPLTSPSPLRRRVNY; via the exons ATGGCTGTGTGCTTGGCGTCTCCGTGCGGTTTGCTATCGGACGAGGAAGAGGGTGGAGCCGCGGTGTTTGAGTCTACGGCGGCGGACGTCGGGGGCCTGATGGGAACGCGCTTCCTTGGGGCAACCATGCCAGAGGTTTCTCTCATCTCCCAAAGCCTGGAGCCCCAGACACCTCAAAGAGAG ACAAAGTCTGGGGCTGACAGGCGTGGCAGCACTGAGGAAGACGCGGGCTCGGAGAAGGTGAAGGTGTACCTGCGCATCCGTCCGCTGACCGAGgtagaaaaggagagaggagaacagcAG GGGTGCGTTTTCATGCAGGACAAGGAAACCCTGATGCTGAAAGCACCGAAGAACTCCTACAACATGAAGAGCGCTGAGAGAGGAGTCGCCCCCAACGTGCACAGGTTCACCTTCTCCCAG ATCTGTGGTCCAGAGACGAGCCAGCAGGAGTTTTATGAGCGCACCATGAAGGACATGGTGCGGGACGTGCTACGCGGGGAGAACCGGCTGCTTTACACGTACGGCGTCACCAACTCCGGCAAAACCTACACCATCCAGG GCATGGGCCGAGAGGCTGGGCTCCTCCCCCGGGCGCTGGTCTCGGTCTTTCGGAAGCTGCAGGGGCGTCTGTACAGCGCTGTGGACCTGAAGCCGGTCCTGTGCCAGGAGGTCCGCTGGCTGAACAGCAGCGAGGTCCGGATGGAGGAGATCCGCAGAGACTTGCTGCTGAAGGAG gAGGCGAGCTCATCGTCCCAGAATTCCCGGCCACAAGGCAGCGTCAGCGTCAGCTGTGACAGCGGGATCGGGGGTCTGTCTGCGACCAGCTACACCGCCAGTCAGATGGAGG ATTCGGACAGCGTGTGCCTGGAGGCGGACGGCCTGTACCacagcgggggggaggggctagagGACGGGGTGcgcttttctgtgtgggtgtCCTTCTTCGAGATATACAACGAGTTCCTGTACGACCTGTTGGAGGCCCCGCCCTCACTGCAGCCCCGCAAGAGGGCCACGCTGCGCCTGTCTGACGATCGCCATGGAAACCCCTACATTAAAG ATCTCACCTGGGTGCAGGTACAGAGTGCCGAGGAGGCCTGGAGGATTCTGAAGATCGGCCGCCGCAACCAAAGCTTCGCCTGCACTCACCTGAACCACAACTCCAGccgcag TCACAGCATCTTCTCCATGAGGATCCTGCACATCCACCCTGAGAATGACTGTGGAAAGGGCACCCGTATCAGCGA GTTGTCGGTGTGTGACCTCGCGGGGTCGGAGCGCTGTAAGGAACAGCGCAGCGGAGAGCGCATGAAGGAGGCCAACAACATCAACACCTCCCTGCACACGCTGGGGCGCTGCATTACTGCGCTGAGGAACAACCAGAGCAACAG GTCTCGGCCCCCCCAGGTGGTGCCGTTCAGGGACAGCAAGCTGACGCGCGTGCTGCAGGGCTTCTTCAGCGGGCGTGGCCGCTCCTGCATGGTGGTCAACATCAACCCCTGCGCCTCCACCTACGACGAGACCCTGCAGGCGCTCAAGTTCTCCGCCATCGCCACGCAG CTGGTACACGGTCCGTCCACCAAGACGCGGGTGGCCTACATCCGGTCCCTGCTGCGCGAGAACCAGCAGAAGCCCAACGAGAGCACGCTgatcgaggaggaggaggaggacagcgatgaggaagagggagacaTCACCATGTTCGACTCAGAG GCGCTGCTGCGGGCCATCGACGTGCTGAAAGGGGAGGTGCAgaggcagcggcagcagcaggaggagctggaggccagCGTGAGGGAGCAGGTGTGCAGCGAGATGATGGAGATCATCACGCGCATGGAGACCGATTTCAG CGAGACTCTGGACACACAGAGGGCGCTGGTGGAGGAGAGGTACGAGAACAAAATCGAAAACCTGCAGAAAAGCCTGAAGAGGTACTACAGCCAGGAACTGGAG gagCGGGATGAACAGATCGCTCGCCTGACAGCGGagctgaaagagaggagggagtcTGTGGACGCGCCTCCCGTCACCCCGGCTCCAGAGGCGCCTCCTAACCCAGAGGGGCTCCGTCGCTCCCGGCGACTGgcctccacctccttctcctgttcctcctcctcctcctcctcctcctccaccctctccctccttcagaCCGGGGAGCTGGACAAGCTGCGGGTGGAGCTGGAGCAGTGCCGCGCCGAGCTGCAGGAGAAAACGCAAG agcTGAGGCGTTACCAGGGGCTGCTCTCCCTCCCCGCTCCCACCGGCACTCTAACGGCTGCTGTGGACCGCAAGCTGGAGGAGGGCCAGAGG ggCCTGCGACAGCTGCGTGCGGACCTGCAGCGCGTGGGCGCCGGCCTGCAGGCGGCGGAGAGGGCCTGCTGCCGCAACACCAGCGGGGAGAGGCTGCGGCAGGCGCTCGGCACCGCCGACGACACGCTGGCCAAACAG GACCAGGCGCTGGTGGAGCTGCAGAACAGCCTCCTCCTGGTGAAGATGGACCTCCGCAAGAAGACGGACAGCCTGGCGCAGCTGCAGCCGCTGCGGCCCCTgacggccccgcccgccccggggTCCTGCAGGAAGAGGGGCTGCGAGGGAGCGGGCCCCAACGCCGAGAACCTGCACCCCGAAAAGCGCCCCTTCTTCCGCTCGCTGTTCCCAGCGCGCACCCCGTCCAGGAAGGGCCCTCCGGTGCACACCGCTTCCTCCCCCAACACGCCCTACGCCCGAGCCCTGCGGCCCCGTCAGCAGACCCCCCTCAccagccccagccccctccGGCGCAGGGTCAACTACTGA
- the kif20a gene encoding kinesin-like protein KIF20A isoform X2 — protein sequence MAVCLASPCGLLSDEEEGGAAVFESTAADVGGLMGTRFLGATMPEVSLISQSLEPQTPQRETKSGADRRGSTEEDAGSEKVKVYLRIRPLTEVEKERGEQQGCVFMQDKETLMLKAPKNSYNMKSAERGVAPNVHRFTFSQICGPETSQQEFYERTMKDMVRDVLRGENRLLYTYGVTNSGKTYTIQGMGREAGLLPRALVSVFRKLQGRLYSAVDLKPVLCQEVRWLNSSEVRMEEIRRDLLLKEEASSSSQNSRPQGSVSVSCDSGIGGLSATSYTASQMEDSDSVCLEADGLYHSGGEGLEDGVRFSVWVSFFEIYNEFLYDLLEAPPSLQPRKRATLRLSDDRHGNPYIKDLTWVQVQSAEEAWRILKIGRRNQSFACTHLNHNSSRSHSIFSMRILHIHPENDCGKGTRISELSVCDLAGSERCKEQRSGERMKEANNINTSLHTLGRCITALRNNQSNRSRPPQVVPFRDSKLTRVLQGFFSGRGRSCMVVNINPCASTYDETLQALKFSAIATQLVHGPSTKTRVAYIRSLLRENQQKPNESTLIEEEEEDSDEEEGDITMFDSEALLRAIDVLKGEVQRQRQQQEELEASVREQVCSEMMEIITRMETDFSETLDTQRALVEERYENKIENLQKSLKRYYSQELEERDEQIARLTAELKERRESVDAPPVTPAPEAPPNPEGLRRSRRLASTSFSCSSSSSSSSSTLSLLQTGELDKLRVELEQCRAELQEKTQELRRYQGLLSLPAPTGTLTAAVDRKLEEGQRGLRQLRADLQRVGAGLQAAERACCRNTSGERLRQALGTADDTLAKQSFCLRQKNEHVLHLFNRVPPASVAHHHYVSQLYHFPR from the exons ATGGCTGTGTGCTTGGCGTCTCCGTGCGGTTTGCTATCGGACGAGGAAGAGGGTGGAGCCGCGGTGTTTGAGTCTACGGCGGCGGACGTCGGGGGCCTGATGGGAACGCGCTTCCTTGGGGCAACCATGCCAGAGGTTTCTCTCATCTCCCAAAGCCTGGAGCCCCAGACACCTCAAAGAGAG ACAAAGTCTGGGGCTGACAGGCGTGGCAGCACTGAGGAAGACGCGGGCTCGGAGAAGGTGAAGGTGTACCTGCGCATCCGTCCGCTGACCGAGgtagaaaaggagagaggagaacagcAG GGGTGCGTTTTCATGCAGGACAAGGAAACCCTGATGCTGAAAGCACCGAAGAACTCCTACAACATGAAGAGCGCTGAGAGAGGAGTCGCCCCCAACGTGCACAGGTTCACCTTCTCCCAG ATCTGTGGTCCAGAGACGAGCCAGCAGGAGTTTTATGAGCGCACCATGAAGGACATGGTGCGGGACGTGCTACGCGGGGAGAACCGGCTGCTTTACACGTACGGCGTCACCAACTCCGGCAAAACCTACACCATCCAGG GCATGGGCCGAGAGGCTGGGCTCCTCCCCCGGGCGCTGGTCTCGGTCTTTCGGAAGCTGCAGGGGCGTCTGTACAGCGCTGTGGACCTGAAGCCGGTCCTGTGCCAGGAGGTCCGCTGGCTGAACAGCAGCGAGGTCCGGATGGAGGAGATCCGCAGAGACTTGCTGCTGAAGGAG gAGGCGAGCTCATCGTCCCAGAATTCCCGGCCACAAGGCAGCGTCAGCGTCAGCTGTGACAGCGGGATCGGGGGTCTGTCTGCGACCAGCTACACCGCCAGTCAGATGGAGG ATTCGGACAGCGTGTGCCTGGAGGCGGACGGCCTGTACCacagcgggggggaggggctagagGACGGGGTGcgcttttctgtgtgggtgtCCTTCTTCGAGATATACAACGAGTTCCTGTACGACCTGTTGGAGGCCCCGCCCTCACTGCAGCCCCGCAAGAGGGCCACGCTGCGCCTGTCTGACGATCGCCATGGAAACCCCTACATTAAAG ATCTCACCTGGGTGCAGGTACAGAGTGCCGAGGAGGCCTGGAGGATTCTGAAGATCGGCCGCCGCAACCAAAGCTTCGCCTGCACTCACCTGAACCACAACTCCAGccgcag TCACAGCATCTTCTCCATGAGGATCCTGCACATCCACCCTGAGAATGACTGTGGAAAGGGCACCCGTATCAGCGA GTTGTCGGTGTGTGACCTCGCGGGGTCGGAGCGCTGTAAGGAACAGCGCAGCGGAGAGCGCATGAAGGAGGCCAACAACATCAACACCTCCCTGCACACGCTGGGGCGCTGCATTACTGCGCTGAGGAACAACCAGAGCAACAG GTCTCGGCCCCCCCAGGTGGTGCCGTTCAGGGACAGCAAGCTGACGCGCGTGCTGCAGGGCTTCTTCAGCGGGCGTGGCCGCTCCTGCATGGTGGTCAACATCAACCCCTGCGCCTCCACCTACGACGAGACCCTGCAGGCGCTCAAGTTCTCCGCCATCGCCACGCAG CTGGTACACGGTCCGTCCACCAAGACGCGGGTGGCCTACATCCGGTCCCTGCTGCGCGAGAACCAGCAGAAGCCCAACGAGAGCACGCTgatcgaggaggaggaggaggacagcgatgaggaagagggagacaTCACCATGTTCGACTCAGAG GCGCTGCTGCGGGCCATCGACGTGCTGAAAGGGGAGGTGCAgaggcagcggcagcagcaggaggagctggaggccagCGTGAGGGAGCAGGTGTGCAGCGAGATGATGGAGATCATCACGCGCATGGAGACCGATTTCAG CGAGACTCTGGACACACAGAGGGCGCTGGTGGAGGAGAGGTACGAGAACAAAATCGAAAACCTGCAGAAAAGCCTGAAGAGGTACTACAGCCAGGAACTGGAG gagCGGGATGAACAGATCGCTCGCCTGACAGCGGagctgaaagagaggagggagtcTGTGGACGCGCCTCCCGTCACCCCGGCTCCAGAGGCGCCTCCTAACCCAGAGGGGCTCCGTCGCTCCCGGCGACTGgcctccacctccttctcctgttcctcctcctcctcctcctcctcctccaccctctccctccttcagaCCGGGGAGCTGGACAAGCTGCGGGTGGAGCTGGAGCAGTGCCGCGCCGAGCTGCAGGAGAAAACGCAAG agcTGAGGCGTTACCAGGGGCTGCTCTCCCTCCCCGCTCCCACCGGCACTCTAACGGCTGCTGTGGACCGCAAGCTGGAGGAGGGCCAGAGG ggCCTGCGACAGCTGCGTGCGGACCTGCAGCGCGTGGGCGCCGGCCTGCAGGCGGCGGAGAGGGCCTGCTGCCGCAACACCAGCGGGGAGAGGCTGCGGCAGGCGCTCGGCACCGCCGACGACACGCTGGCCAAACAG TCTTTTTGTTTAAGACAAAAGAATGAGCACGTTCTGCACCTGTTTAATCGTGTACCCCCTGCCTCTGTCGCACACCATCACTACGTCTCCCAATTATACCATTTTCCTCGTTAA